The Desulfomonile tiedjei genome contains a region encoding:
- a CDS encoding ankyrin repeat domain-containing protein — protein MDSNIVWKCPACGMPQSHPCEECPQCGVIVAKYNKPKEYLPAGAQENDQGSAAHSGPGPMSASPAGIRSSFGYKKPLTSKTVIIGVAAFVGLAILALPFIENPTEALFQACGEGDEKKVKRLLKKVDPNSKVDGRSLIMVASQNGHTRIVEALLDSGANINDESQDRLPGEWNHLKKPLIWAAEYGHGEVVHLLLKRGAAPNQIDANGNTALMYACKENHVDVVNTLISAGADVRQQNIKGRVAMYFAASHGHPRIIRTLLDYERQNGIDVNSRNIADGALILAAQGGHVEAMKILIQSGANINAKATDGTTALMLAATPAVIDLLVQNGARVAEKNNKGRTALETAVTDIFRSRHECVERLLRDRGTHDRKDDALILAAAFGNFKDSDKIVEMLLDAGADINVVTTKGEGLLELAASDCSLKVVELLLNRGANRGAVSAYYKAEARGEESSEGKDPNMLHLEGFPPNCKKIATVIMERRRNQIVAAQAEEKRTAEAGQRAINAVNQRECLERCAAYYKYQVHPHSPEGEDGPKKCRMECYRKYGVY, from the coding sequence CTTGCCCGCTGGTGCTCAGGAAAACGATCAAGGCTCCGCTGCCCACTCTGGCCCGGGACCTATGTCAGCCTCGCCCGCCGGGATTAGAAGTAGCTTTGGCTATAAGAAACCTCTGACTTCCAAAACAGTGATAATTGGCGTCGCAGCTTTTGTGGGTTTGGCAATCTTAGCTTTACCGTTTATCGAAAACCCAACTGAAGCGCTGTTCCAGGCGTGCGGAGAAGGGGATGAGAAAAAGGTTAAACGACTCTTGAAGAAGGTAGATCCTAACTCTAAAGTAGACGGTCGGTCTCTAATTATGGTGGCTTCCCAAAACGGTCATACTCGAATAGTTGAGGCGCTTTTGGATAGTGGAGCCAACATCAATGACGAATCTCAAGACCGTCTCCCGGGTGAGTGGAATCACCTTAAGAAACCTTTGATCTGGGCAGCTGAGTACGGCCATGGAGAGGTAGTGCACCTGTTGTTGAAAAGGGGGGCGGCCCCAAATCAAATCGATGCCAACGGCAACACGGCCTTGATGTATGCCTGCAAGGAAAACCATGTCGATGTCGTCAATACTTTGATCAGCGCGGGTGCAGACGTCAGACAACAAAACATCAAGGGGCGCGTTGCAATGTATTTCGCTGCTTCGCACGGCCATCCTCGAATAATTCGGACACTTCTTGATTACGAGAGGCAAAATGGAATCGACGTTAATTCAAGAAATATAGCGGATGGTGCCTTGATACTTGCGGCACAGGGGGGCCATGTGGAGGCGATGAAAATACTTATACAGAGCGGCGCTAACATCAACGCCAAGGCCACTGACGGAACGACAGCTTTAATGCTTGCGGCAACCCCCGCGGTTATAGACCTGCTTGTACAAAATGGTGCACGTGTGGCCGAAAAGAATAATAAAGGCAGAACGGCCCTAGAAACGGCGGTAACTGATATTTTTCGTTCCCGTCATGAGTGTGTGGAGCGCCTGCTGAGAGACCGGGGCACCCATGACCGCAAAGATGATGCCCTAATACTGGCGGCAGCATTCGGCAACTTTAAGGATAGCGACAAAATAGTTGAGATGCTTCTGGACGCCGGAGCTGACATTAATGTCGTGACCACAAAAGGCGAGGGCCTCCTGGAGCTGGCCGCCAGTGACTGCAGTCTCAAGGTGGTTGAGTTGCTATTGAACAGAGGCGCAAATAGGGGAGCCGTTTCAGCATATTACAAGGCTGAGGCCCGGGGCGAAGAGTCCTCAGAAGGGAAGGACCCCAATATGCTTCATTTGGAGGGTTTCCCGCCGAATTGCAAGAAGATAGCCACCGTGATTATGGAAAGGAGGCGTAACCAAATTGTGGCCGCTCAAGCGGAGGAGAAACGAACAGCAGAAGCGGGGCAGCGGGCCATAAACGCGGTGAACCAGAGGGAATGCCTTGAACGTTGCGCAGCCTATTACAAGTATCAAGTCCACCCGCATAGTCCAGAGGGGGAAGATGGGCCGAAGAAATGCAGAATGGAATGCTATCGAAAATATGGGGTGTATTAA